In a genomic window of Nyctibius grandis isolate bNycGra1 chromosome 4, bNycGra1.pri, whole genome shotgun sequence:
- the ANKRD9 gene encoding ankyrin repeat domain-containing protein 9 has product MPWSVRWVGGRGAQSQKQCKKSSFAFYQAVRDLLPVWLLEDMRTMEVFHWEDGGKVSLYSPSEALLYALVHDHQPYARHLLTKFPQSALAVPSQSFSCCQSSAPHLAMAVRYNRVRILFQILKAIQTFPPSDRADHLDRRGCSHVEGGKTALHVACELVQPECLLLLLGHGASPCLQDGAGNTPLDTLLQQISHTPAANMRAKLLCLDCLFFFVPQDLQFTMKQQLLDNRQQWQDLLGENRFQCLLGLAPPSLFVGAMRVLIRTISPEHFPEALDDLPLPHFLKPLDLKLES; this is encoded by the coding sequence ATGCCCTGGAGCGTCCGGTGGGTCGGCGGCCGCGGCGCCCAGTCCCAGAAGCAGTGCAAGAAATCCTCCTTCGCCTTCTACCAGGCGGTGAGGGACCTGCTGCCCGTCTGGCTCCTGGAGGACATGCGGACCATGGAGGTCTTCCACTGGGAGGACGGGGGCAAGGTGAGCCTGTACTCGCCCTCGGAGGCCCTGCTCTACGCGCTGGTGCACGACCACCAGCCCTACGCCCGGCACCTGCTGACTAAGTTCCCGCAGAGCGCCCTGGCCGTGCCCAGCCAGagcttcagctgctgccagTCCTCAGCCCCACACCTGGCCATGGCCGTTCGCTACAACCGGGTCCGCATCCTCTTCCAAATCCTCAAGGCCATCCAAACCTTCCCACCGAGCGACAGAGCCGACCACCTGGACCGCCGGGGCTGCAGCCACGTGGAGGGCGGCAAGACGGCCTTGCACGTGGCCTGCGAACTGGTGCAACCCGAGTGCTTGCTCCTGCTGCTCGGGCACGGCGCATCGCCCTGCTTGCAGGACGGTGCTGGGAATACCCCCCTTGACACCTTGCTGCAGCAGATTTCCCACACGCCAGCAGCTAACATGCGTGCCAAGCTCCTCTGCCTCGACTGCCTCTTCTTCTTCGTGCCTCAGGACCTCCAGTTCACAATGAAACAGCAACTGTTGGACAACCGGCAGCAGTGGCAGGACCTCCTGGGGGAGAACAGGTTCCAGTGCTTGCTGGGCTTAGCTCCCCCATCGCTGTTTGTCGGAGCCATGCGTGTCTTGATCAGGACCATTTCACCTGAGCATTTCCCAGAGGCTCTGGATGATCTGCCTCTGCCTCATTTTCTAAAGCCTTTGGACTTGAAACTGGAGAGCTAG